Part of the Mobula hypostoma chromosome 15, sMobHyp1.1, whole genome shotgun sequence genome is shown below.
CCTTCCATCTTGTTTGGCACTGCCTCTGACGTAAATGTATTATCGACTCAGAGAACAATGAGGCACCAGTAATAGCTGAACTATAACCCAGTTACTGGAGGAAACCTCGTCACAGGGGAAAATGGGCGATCTATACCAAGGTCAGAATGGTAACAGTTCTATCACcactggaattaaaatattttaatatagGTGCTTGGTGTTGAATCATTATCTGTGGTGTTCATTTAAACTTGCAAATGATATGTGGGAGGGAATTGATGCTGACAAGAGAATATTCAAACTCTGTAAACAGCAGGGAAGACCTGGAGCCTTAGCACTATTTCATCGCTATGCCTCTTTCATGGTTTGGCCACGTATGCCTTTAAAGGATCACACCAATAATTGTCCGTAGTGTTTCAATACGCAAGATTAACATCAAAAATAATACAAAGAAACAACTGTACACTTATGTATTTTAATCAAGCCATATCCCATAAACATCACTAAAAATCTGCATCTTATTCTTCAGTAGCAAGAGCTATGCTCTGTTTAATACACAAAATCCTTAGTGTTTGTGCCAAgaatattaaaaaatatataaaattggcCAAAATTCACTGATTCCCCAAAATCAATTATGAAATACTAGCCACAAATATTCAGAGCCATTTAAAAACTTGAGTTAATGAACACTAAGATAGTGTGCATAAGTTGTTATAGAACTAGAAGCATCCCAGCTTTCAATTCTCTACAAATTTGTAACATAGATCTCCCTGCTTAATAATTTCTTTAAAAGAACCTTTAAGGAATGCAAATCACTAAGTATTGCCACATTGTCATTAGTCAACACACATGCTTTAATATTAAATCAAGTTGTAAGACAACTCAAATTGAAACAAAAATCCTGATTTTGGCTTGTTTTAACAATTTACATTGTTGTCCTTCACCAAAACACTTCAGAAATGTTTGACCGGGTACACAAGAGTGACTTTGCATTGGACTCTCTTTTCATACCCGCACAGCCTTGAAGATGGAGAAGTAACGCACCCCAACATGATAGAAAATGTGTGCAAACATTGAAGATGAGCTCTCTCGATCAAAGGGACAAATTTCACAAGTGAATGAATTTTCATCACGCTAAGGACCTTTGTAAAGATCTTAGTGAAAAGGCGAAGAGATTGGAGTTCTCGACACTTTGATTTTATTAAAAATGAACAATTCAAACTACACATTTCACTTGGCTGCCATCTCAGGGCTGCAGATGTTGGCTTGTGAACTGCTGGTCCTGTTCTCAGGGATTTCCAATTTATTTTTTGCCCTCTATTTTCTTGTGTCCTTTCTTGTTGTGCTTCTTGGCAAACCGCATATTCCTTAGGAACTTGGGATCAACCTGAAAAAAAATGCGATCAAAATGTATTAATCTTAGCTGATCTGTTTTGCTTTCCCTCAAGGTTGAACATATTTAATTGTCAATAGGACCATGAAGAATAACAGCTTTGTATAAATGGCTCTGGTGTGCTGGACTTTTCTAAACTATGAAAGACACCAACCCAGAAACCAGCAGACATGCAAAGATCCTCCGGGTCAAGCCTCTTTTCCCCCAGACTGAACTGTGATGTTCTTAAGTATTCACCACAAATTCCAACCGTTCACCTTAAAATAGTTTGATATCCATTGGCGCCTTCCTTTCACAACCGTTAACTTTAGGCCCTGAAACTATATTCTTGTTCCAATTCACTACAACCATGGAAATCTCCAAAGGGTGAATAGGTACTAGAGAAGGACCAATTTCAATAGGATGAGAATAGATATACTGAAAAGAAAGTTTGTCAGCAAAACTCTACAATTGCAGGATAAGGTGAAGGCTGTTCTGTTGCGCATCTTACTGTACATAATACTTATTGCAAATTACTCTAATTTctcacattgcacattcagaccaagactaagatttttactcctcatgtaagaaagaaagatataagaaataaagtctggCTGAGATCAGGGATTCCCAGCCCTTTTTTTGCTTGGACAAATACCATTAAGCAGGAGTCCATGGACCATAGATTGGGAATACCTGGTCTAGATACATCCCTATGAAGGTCATGGTAGACATATTAAAAGCAAGAGCACCACAGATAACCATAGAAAACTGCTTGTCAATGCCTGGTTGTTGACAtgactgaactgagctgaatgcGGGGAGTTCAGAAAACTCCACCAAGGCTGGGTGTGACTACAactggagatcatgggttaagggtgaaaggtgaaaatgagggaaaacatcttcattcagagcgttgtgaaagtgtggaacaaggTACCAGCGCAAGTGGTGGTTGCGACCTCGATTTCAACATGTaccagaagtttggataggtatgtggatggtgggcatggagggctatggtcataacgcaggctgatgggagtaagcagtttaaatggcttagtttaaaaggagacttgaggctagagatcTAAAAGACAACCTATTCAGAGCAGAGGGGATGGCTGAGATACAACACCGACATATCCCAGTGATTCTAAACCAGATTCcaattaatgagtactttacatcagttgTTAACAACGTAAAATTGCTGCTGAAGCCTCAAAGAAAACTGATTGAGAGGAGGAATTGAAAGGCTTTTCTGAAAGGGGATAGCTGCCTGGTCTTGATGGGATTAAACCTAGGTTTCTGAAGGAAGTGTGAAGGCTTGGCCACAATCCTCCAAACATCTTCAAGATTCCAAATGGGACAGCCACAAGGCATGGAAAATGTTACACCTTTACTGAACAAGGAAAAAAGGTGTATGGATAAACACAATAACCACAGCTTATAACCTTAACCCTGGGTAACACTGGAAACAAGAGACAAAATTAGCAGTCAAGGCATGATTTgtgaaaaatgaattaaaaacagaaaacatacagcacaacacaggcccttccgcccacaatgctgtgccgaacatgtacttactttagaaattacccagggttacgcatagtcctctatttttccaagctccatttacctatccaggggtctcttagaccctatcgtatctacctctccaaatgttcataataaATGTTCAATTGTGTCCAACTTACATGACTTAAATTTTCTAACAAAAAACAGGAAGGAAAGATATGGGAAATGAAGCTGATATGATGCATATGGATTCCAAGTTATTTGGTGGTCAAGTACTTAATCAAGATTGAAACACTAATAGAGAAGTGGCAAAATAACGGAAAGCAACAGTGTTTGCCAGGTTTAAGCTAAGGGTACAGAGCTTCCCAGCTTTCCTCAAGATAGTAATTACTTGCACTTGGGTGTACTGTATAATTTCTGAACACAAATGATAAAATTAGATAGGCCAATGAACAGCAAGGAGCACATTCGACACAAGGGGTTCTGCAGAAGCCGGAAATCTTGAGTGACGtacaccaagtgctggaggaacttagatgGTTAGGGCCGAGATACTTCAGAACTGGAaggaaagggagaagaagccagaaaaatTTGAGGGAAGCTGGCAGAGGCTATGAGCCAAAAGGGAAATTTTCCTTTACCATATTCCACTTTCCTGAGCCAAtgcctcttccacttatcacctcccagcttcactcTCTCCCCTACCAACCTAGCTTCcctctcacctgtcagcttgtactccttccgcttcctccaccttcttattctggcctcttctccCTTCCTGGGTGGGGTGGGTTGATTTTGGGGGAACAGGGGTGAGAATCGGCAGGGTGggttcctgcagcactttgtgtgatGCTTAAGGACAGTACTTAACCAATACACAATTAGGCTAGTAGAAGAGTATGTAAGGTAGTATGTTAAATAGTAACTGTGGCAAGAATACAATGAGACCACATTGAGGGCACAACCCTAGGAGATACACAAATGAGATTGGGGGTATATGTGCGTAGTTTATTAAGAGACAGAATGGGTTGAAAAAGTGGAAAAGATGCTATTGAGTTAGAGGGTTCCATTACGGTGGGTCAAACACCGGATAGATCATACCAGACACACTGGCGCAAGTGAAGCTATTCTAACTAAAAGGTTGCAAAGCAAAGAAAGTATCTATACCAAAGACATTCTAGTCTGAAAAATATCTTAGGGAATCATGAAGCATATATTTGTACACATTAATAAAGTTATTCAAAGCTTACAATCTATAAAATTCAACATGGTGACAATAGACCAAGTATCATAAAATAAGCAAAGTTCAATACTCAACTCAAAATAAAGTGTTCAAAATCTACGAGGTTTAATGGAGATTGCAGCCCCAATAAACACGGGGAAGTTCTTTTGATTTAATTTCCCTGCAGTATCAATGATCTGGTAACGGTCAGTACCAAAATCACTTTCGAATGCAGGTACATCCTACCCTTTTACTCCCTTCATACAACACTAAGTAATTGGTAACTACGTACAACAACGGTGAGGGCAATATGAGTAGCTACCCAAACATGTAGGCTTATTAAAAACGTTTGTAACAGGGTTAGTCGGCATTTATAATGGCATCCCTAAAACCCTCATGCCACTGAAAAATTTCAGAAAGTCTGTACTGCTGTAAAAGGCTAACTTGCAAATCACAAATACCAGTGATAATCACCAGATAATTGGTTTCAGTAGATAGTGTTTCAGTGCTGGTAAATAGCAGCCCATACTCTACAAATAAATCTTCGCTGCTCTTTTTCAAAGCACCTCAGAAGACAAACAGGTCAGCATCtttcctctaaaccaggggtccaaggacccctcagttaatggtagggagtccatggcataaagtaggctgggaacccctgctctaaaccaaTAGGCTTAAGGCCACACTCCTTTACTGCACCCGCCAGGCCTTTTGAATCTCAAGATTCAAAACCACACACTCCAGATTTGCTGGAGGCAAGATTATTATTCATTGAGACAGGGGTGGACATGCAACAAAGACAAGGTTTTCGATACTCTGGATTGCACCATTGGGTTGAGGAATGGTAGTGAAAATGACACAGAGACTCAATGGTCATATGGTTGCAATCTTTATCTTATGGCTCTCCAGAGTTTTACTCCACACATATCAAGCACGTGAACAGAAAGACTTACTCCTTTTAGGGGTTCAAATCGATAAGACTTGGGCTTCTTGATCCCATTTCTGTGCCACTTGCGGGCTGCAAGATTAAGAGTTGTTTGTTTAGGAAACAAGATTTAGCAGACTAAAAAGTAACCGATGATCAACAGGCAGAGAGCTGGGACTTACACTGATTGTGATTGGTGTGATTCTTGGACTTGGCCATGGCTCAAATGACCTGCAAGAGTGAGGAGGAACATCAGCATACCCAACAGCAATACCCCCACCAACCAACATTGTTTTCACTCCAGGACTGAGGGAGTAGATAGATGATCCCAACCTCACATGTTCATCTCCAAATTAACCCATTCTACTTTTTATCCCCATAAAAATCAACCACTCCATCCAGATCTCACCCCTTCCCCGTAAAATCAACCCACTCCCTCCATTCTCACTCTCTTCCCCATAAAATCAACCCATGCCACCAGTTCTCACCCCATACCCCCATAAAATCAACCTACCCCGCCGGTTCTCAACCTCATTCCTATAAGATCAACCCACGCCACCCCAAAATCAACTTACCCCACCGGTTCTCGCCCCCGTATCCATCCCTGAGTGAAGGCCCAACGACTCACCAGCCGGATTCTAAACCCCACCTTCTCGCTACCCAGGCCCAGGACCAGAGAAAGACACCAAGTCACTCATTCCTGCTGGTCTCTCCCCGCCACCCATCGCCTCTCCGCTGAGCCCGGTGCCTCGATCGCGACCGATGGAAGCGGAtttcactcactcacctcccgtCGGCGACTCCACCGCCAGCCCCACCACCGGAAAAGGAAGGTGCTGTGCGGAGAACGCCGGGATATCCCAGACGGTGTTCTCTTCCGGCGGCGGCGTGGACCCGGTGCGAAGGTTCCGGCGGGACAAAAGTACAGTCAGACGCACACTTACTGTTTTCCAGAGCCCCATTCGTTCACAATGCTGACAGTTTACGGCTGGCAATATTTCATTCAGCTTAAGTATTAACAAAGTTCCTAATCACATCCAAGAGTTGaccaactatcaggctcttgaaccagtgaagataacttcactcaacttctctgaattgttcccacaacctatggactcactttaaaggactcttcatcttatgttctcgatatttattgcgtaTTTATGTATTatcattttttatttgcacagtttgttgtcttttgaacactggttgtccgccctgttgggtgtgAACTTTCTACaatctgcagactcactttcaaggactcttcataacTCATAATCCCAGTGTTACTTatatttgcaccatttattttttaatttttttatttagagaattttttttatttagccTGGAACAGGCTGATTCTATTaccttattggatttattgagtaggtCCACAAGAagagggatctcagggttgtaaatggtgacatatatgtacttcaatgatacatttactttgaactttgaactccagagtaacacacacaaaatggcgaaagaactcagcaggtcaggcaacacccatGGAGAGAAATACATCTAATGaaagctctcagcctgaaacatcgctTCTTGATTTCCCTCCATACATGCAGCCTGATTTgaggagttcctctagcatttgtgtGTACAACTGTGCTTGAGAAatagatcaagttcaagtttattgtaatgGGTATACATTCTAGTTGTGGAAACTTAATGAAAATTTGCTTTTTACAGACATCCcaacctgcaaaaactcatttcagggaggtagcaccatcaatttgcgggagactcctggaacttccaggagatatgggatgtctgcaatagagtagctccttagcagctggccagctagtttaaataacgttagctatgctaatgaatgaatgacacctgttaaactcatctcaacatgtcttttacatttttacccaccatggacaatagaaaagtcactgttgcaaacaatgcagcgagcaacactgtcattattttgacccctattaggcagggttacactttagggtagtctggggttacatacgttttatattttctttttttggaatactCTCCCATGGCGTGTTCTCTCACTTGCTcgcgctctctcgtggtcgctctcgcttacttgctctcgctctctctcgcgtgctctcgctcttgtgctctctcttgctttctcgctctcaaaaaattgatttccgtgatattgcatataatttgcgggcatcagggagccactattaatatgcgggagactcccggaacttccgggagaggtgggatgtctgtttttACCTCAACAGCACAATGCACTGCAAAAAATGGCTAACTCAAAATTGATATAAACTTAAGTTAGTAAATGCAAATCAACACAAATTGCTCATAACTTGGGACAGAGTACACCTAGAACAGACCCCTGTGTCAAACTAATTGAGCTTAGCCCCAACCCACTCCaactttctcaggaggctaaagaaattcagcatgtccccggCAACCAATTTTTATCGaggcaccacagaaagcattctgtctgcatGCATCACAGCTCGGCACGGCAACTGGGTCTGCACGTGACCACGGAAAACTGCAGGAAGttgcggacacagctcagcacatcacaggaaccagcctatttcaaggactctgtccacacttctcGCCAGCATAATCAATGACCCTATCCACCCTGGacgttctctcctctcccatttccatcaggaaggagatacaaaagcTTAAAAACACATActaacaggctcaaggacagcttctatccactGTTACCAGACTCTTGTACCGACCTcctgtacgataagatggacacttgatctcacaatccacctcaATATGATTATGCACTTTATCAGTCACCAGCCCTGCACTTTCTCGgtaccttttacactttattctgcatggttattgctttaccttattctagctcaatgcactgtgtaatgatttgatctgtatgatcaGTATGGAAGACaatcttttcactgtacatgtgacaataataaactaattccaatcCCCCTTCTTCCTTcagatatccctccattctctgcagaaacattattttaaaaatacatgtTGGGGAACCTAATGATATATGGACCAACGCAGTATTATGGTTTTACAAATGAaaagatctgcagatgcaggaaatccgtgcaacacacacaaaatgccagaaaaagtgggatctcccagtggccgaccatttgaattccacttcctattcccattctgatatgtccatccatagcctcctccacagtcgtgatgaggccacacttaggttggaggaacaacaccctatgttccatttgggtagccgccaacctgatggcatgaacatcgatttttcaaacttccacaCCTCTCTCCTTCataatttcccatccccttttccctctctccttgtctgcctattgcctccctctggtgctcctccccccttttctttcttccatggcctctgcctctttcactaatcaagtTCCCaactccagacatcccacctctcccagaagttccaggagtctccggcatatcgatagcggctccctgacgcctgcaaattatatacaatatcccggaaattgatttttttgagaatgagtg
Proteins encoded:
- the rpl29 gene encoding 60S ribosomal protein L29 produces the protein MAKSKNHTNHNQSRKWHRNGIKKPKSYRFEPLKGVDPKFLRNMRFAKKHNKKGHKKIEGKK